A genome region from Acinetobacter lwoffii includes the following:
- the serB gene encoding phosphoserine phosphatase SerB, protein MREIILISFLGPDQPNQFTRLMQVLSAHSLQILDVGQAVIHNQLTLGIVVASEDQTATALAMKEILILAHDIGLTVRFKPISATEYDQWVKEGGRTRYIVTALAPELNASHLQAVTQIVSGQGFNIETVTRLSGRPILDGQSAGPKRACVQFGLSGQMLDAAAMRAACLSLSNELNVDVAVQEDNAYRRNRRLVCFDMDSTLIEQEVIDELAIEAGVGEQVAEITERAMQGELDFQQSFRARVALLKGMDASVLPKIAERLTITEGAERLISTLKALGYRTAILSGGFQYFAEYLQTKLDIDEVHANALDVQDGIVTGEVKGHIVDGVRKALLLGEIAQEMGISLEQTIAVGDGANDLPMLSIAGLGVAFRAKPLVRQNANQAISSVGLDGVLYLLGVHDKDLNRA, encoded by the coding sequence ATGCGAGAAATCATTCTTATATCATTCTTAGGACCTGACCAGCCTAATCAATTTACACGATTAATGCAGGTTTTGTCCGCCCATTCCCTACAGATTTTAGATGTAGGGCAAGCGGTTATTCATAATCAGTTAACCTTAGGTATTGTTGTAGCCTCTGAAGACCAGACAGCGACAGCATTAGCCATGAAGGAGATCCTGATTCTAGCACATGATATCGGGTTAACTGTGCGCTTTAAACCGATCTCTGCGACTGAATATGATCAGTGGGTCAAAGAGGGTGGACGCACACGTTATATCGTAACGGCATTGGCCCCTGAATTAAATGCCTCTCATCTGCAAGCCGTGACCCAGATTGTCTCGGGTCAGGGCTTTAATATTGAAACCGTGACCCGTCTGTCTGGCCGCCCCATTTTAGATGGCCAGAGCGCAGGGCCAAAACGTGCCTGTGTCCAGTTCGGTTTAAGTGGACAAATGCTAGATGCAGCTGCCATGCGTGCGGCCTGCTTGAGCCTGTCCAATGAATTAAATGTCGATGTTGCGGTGCAGGAAGACAATGCCTATCGCCGTAACCGCCGTCTGGTTTGCTTTGATATGGACTCGACCCTGATCGAGCAGGAAGTTATTGACGAACTGGCAATTGAAGCCGGTGTTGGTGAGCAGGTCGCTGAAATTACCGAACGTGCCATGCAAGGCGAGCTGGACTTCCAGCAAAGCTTCCGTGCCCGTGTGGCTTTATTAAAAGGTATGGACGCATCGGTACTTCCGAAAATTGCCGAGCGCCTGACCATTACCGAAGGGGCTGAACGCCTGATTTCGACTTTAAAAGCATTGGGTTATCGTACTGCAATCCTTTCAGGTGGTTTTCAGTATTTTGCGGAATATCTGCAAACTAAACTGGATATTGATGAAGTGCATGCCAATGCGCTCGATGTGCAGGATGGTATAGTCACTGGTGAAGTCAAAGGTCATATCGTCGATGGCGTACGCAAAGCACTCTTGCTTGGTGAAATCGCCCAAGAAATGGGAATTTCCCTGGAACAAACCATTGCAGTTGGTGATGGCGCCAATGACTTACCAATGTTATCCATTGCAGGACTCGGTGTGGCTTTCCGTGCCAAACCTTTGGTACGTCAAAATGCCAATCAGGCGATTTCTAGCGTCGGTCTGGACGGTGTGCTTTATCTACTCGGCGTACATGATAAAGACCTGAACCGTGCATAA